In Haloarcula halophila, a single window of DNA contains:
- a CDS encoding CDC48 family AAA ATPase — protein sequence MRLLVKPLDRQSAGKGIAAIDQEAMSELGIEPGDFVTIEGEDGTAVARARPGQAGERQRGIVGIDGQTRKTIGARLDQLVSVAEADVEPAHTLSIALPDGLQIRGDLAPYLRKKLVNRAVQAGQTVPLALGLGSVMGRANRRIPIRIVGTDPEGTVIVTQSTDVEVVEQSAEAVDADRDAETADGSEPPSVTYEDVGGLNDELDQVREMIELPMTHPELFQALGIEPPQGVLLHGPPGTGKTLIAKAVANEIDANFSTISGPEIMSKYHGESEERLREVFEEAGENEPSIIFIDEIDSIAPKRDDTQGEVERRVVAQLLSLMDGLEDRGQVTVIGTTNRVDSIDNALRRGGRFDREIEIGAPDTEGRHEVLQIHTREMPIAEDVDLQQYADNTHGFVGADLESLVREAAMNALRRVRPDLDLEGDEISAETLETLEVTESDLRSALREIDPSALREVFVEKPDVTWDDVGGLAETKERLQEAIEWPLAYPDAYKQVDLQSTKGILLHGPPGTGKTLLAKAVANEAQSNFISVKGPELFDKYVGESEKGVREIFEKARSNAPTVIFFDEIDAIASKRGSGGGDNQVGERVVSQLLTELDGLEELEDVVVIAATNRPDLIDDALTRAGRIERKIEVGVPDEETRREILTIHTRKRPLADDVDLDALAAEMDGLVGADVAAMCRGAATAAVREHVRSQSSDEPTAVEDIVLTQAHFESALEEITADGE from the coding sequence ATGAGATTACTTGTCAAACCGCTCGATAGGCAGAGTGCGGGGAAGGGTATCGCAGCGATCGATCAGGAGGCGATGTCGGAACTCGGGATCGAACCCGGGGACTTCGTCACCATCGAAGGCGAAGACGGAACCGCAGTCGCCCGTGCCCGGCCCGGACAGGCCGGCGAGCGACAGCGCGGGATCGTCGGTATCGACGGACAGACACGCAAGACGATCGGGGCACGGCTCGATCAACTCGTTTCGGTCGCGGAAGCCGACGTGGAGCCAGCACACACGCTGTCGATCGCACTCCCCGACGGACTCCAGATCCGTGGCGACCTCGCTCCGTATCTCCGTAAGAAACTCGTCAACCGGGCGGTCCAGGCGGGACAGACCGTCCCGCTGGCACTCGGACTCGGCTCGGTGATGGGGCGTGCGAACCGCCGGATTCCGATCCGCATCGTCGGCACCGACCCCGAGGGGACCGTGATCGTCACGCAGTCGACCGACGTCGAGGTCGTCGAGCAGTCGGCCGAAGCCGTCGATGCCGACCGCGATGCCGAGACGGCCGACGGCTCGGAACCGCCGAGTGTCACCTACGAGGATGTCGGTGGTCTCAACGACGAACTCGACCAGGTCCGGGAGATGATCGAACTCCCGATGACCCATCCCGAGCTGTTCCAGGCACTCGGTATCGAGCCGCCACAGGGCGTCTTGCTCCACGGGCCGCCGGGGACCGGCAAGACGCTGATCGCGAAGGCGGTGGCCAACGAGATCGACGCCAACTTCTCGACGATCTCCGGCCCGGAGATCATGTCGAAATACCACGGCGAAAGCGAGGAACGCCTCCGTGAGGTCTTCGAGGAGGCCGGCGAGAACGAGCCGTCGATCATCTTCATCGACGAGATCGACTCCATCGCCCCGAAGCGGGACGACACCCAGGGCGAGGTCGAGCGCCGGGTCGTCGCGCAGTTGCTCTCCCTGATGGACGGACTCGAAGACCGCGGCCAGGTGACCGTCATCGGGACGACCAACCGCGTCGACTCGATCGACAACGCACTCAGGCGAGGCGGCCGGTTCGACCGCGAGATCGAGATCGGTGCTCCCGACACCGAGGGCCGTCACGAGGTCCTCCAGATCCACACCCGGGAGATGCCCATCGCCGAGGACGTCGACCTCCAGCAGTACGCCGACAACACGCACGGCTTCGTCGGGGCGGACCTCGAAAGCCTCGTCCGTGAGGCGGCGATGAACGCGCTCCGCCGAGTTCGGCCCGATCTCGACCTCGAAGGCGACGAGATCAGCGCCGAGACCCTCGAAACGCTCGAAGTCACCGAGAGCGACCTCCGGTCGGCGCTCCGGGAGATCGATCCCAGCGCGCTCCGGGAGGTCTTCGTCGAGAAACCCGACGTGACGTGGGACGACGTGGGCGGCCTCGCGGAGACGAAAGAGCGGCTGCAGGAGGCCATCGAGTGGCCCCTCGCCTATCCCGACGCGTACAAGCAAGTCGATCTACAGTCGACGAAAGGCATTCTCCTCCACGGACCGCCCGGGACCGGGAAGACGCTCCTGGCGAAGGCCGTCGCGAACGAGGCACAGTCGAACTTCATCTCGGTGAAGGGGCCGGAACTGTTCGACAAGTACGTCGGCGAGAGCGAGAAAGGCGTCCGGGAGATCTTCGAGAAAGCGCGCTCGAATGCCCCCACCGTCATCTTCTTCGACGAGATCGACGCCATCGCGAGCAAGCGGGGTAGCGGTGGCGGGGACAATCAGGTCGGTGAACGCGTCGTCTCGCAGTTGTTGACCGAACTCGACGGGCTCGAAGAACTGGAGGACGTCGTCGTGATCGCGGCCACGAACCGGCCGGACCTCATCGACGACGCGTTGACCCGTGCCGGCCGGATCGAACGGAAGATCGAGGTCGGTGTGCCCGACGAGGAGACCCGACGCGAGATTCTGACGATCCACACGCGAAAACGGCCGCTGGCCGACGACGTCGATCTCGATGCGCTCGCCGCCGAGATGGACGGACTCGTGGGGGCCGACGTGGCAGCCATGTGTCGCGGCGCGGCGACCGCTGCCGTCCGTGAGCACGTCCGATCACAGTCCAGCGACGAACCGACAGCCGTCGAGGACATCGTCCTGACACAGGCGCACTTCGAGTCGGCACTCGAAGAGATCACCGCCGACGGCGAGTGA